The genomic stretch GATGGTACCAAAATCGCCTTCTCACGCTATGAGTGGGATGGCTACAAACTCGCGTTGCTCGAACAAATCACACCGGTGGATCGAGCGAATATGACATACATTCAGAACTATCCGCAGACGATTCCAAAATCAGCGCCACTCGATACATCATCGACCAAAACCAAGCCGGAGATATACAAACCGACGTTTGAGAAGACTTACTTTCTGCCGCGATTGGCGTGGGATTACGGTAAATTCAAGCCCGGCTTTTATGCTTATACCAGTGACTACATCGAGAAGTTGAATCTCTTTGGTGGATTCGCAATCAATGGTAAAGCCGATTACGATTTATACTTGTCAGCGGATTACCGGCAACTCCCGCCAGTGTTGTTCATGGATTTTTATAACATCGTTCGCCAAGATGATAAACGGTTTGACGATACTTATAAAATTATCGGTCAGCGCGGCTCCGGCGCAACTGCCGAGCCGATTTACGCGACCTATGGCATTAAGTACAAGTTTACGCTGTACGAATTGGATGTCGGTTTTCGCTACAACATCGATGAAAAGACTGTTGCATCGTTGTACACAATAATGTCGCGCTACAATGCTGCACTCGATTTCGACGATGGAACACCAGCGTTTGGCTACACATATTTTAAAGGCAGAAGCTTTGTTGCTTCGATAGTTCAGTCGGCGATTTCCCGCAGCATAACGAATGATATCCATCCTGCCGGTGGCTATCAATTCGGGGTAAAAGTGCAGAAAGCGCAAAACAATTTCATCGAGGGATTCACAGTAAACGCCGAGAAATTAACATTGCAGGAAGTGTACGTCCCCTATAATTATTGGCAGATCGACGCGAGTTTCGATTATTACTACAAATGGTGGCGTGACTTTGTTGTTGCTCCTTCGGCAGTAATCGGTTACATCGACCGGACAGTCGATCCGTTTTTCCATCTCTATGCCGGCGGACTCTACGGAATGCGCGGTTATTCGTTTTATAGTTTGGGTGGTACTCGGACCGCGATTGCGCAACTGAAACAACAGATGCCAATCTGGCGACCCGAAGGAAAGAAGCAATGGTTAGGGTGGATTCATCCCACTGATCTCTATTTTAATCTCTTTGGCGATGTAGGAACAGCATTCCGCGGCGATGTCGAGCATGCGAAATGGGTGCGCGATGCTGGCGCTGAGATTCGGTTTGGCGCGGTATCCGGTTACTCGTTCCCGACGGCAATTTCCTTTGCCGCAGCTCGCGGCTTGGATCGGGTGACAGTAGTCGAAAACAATGTCACTACCGTCTACGATCCTGATTGGCGTTTCTACTTTACAATTTTATTTGGATTTACTCAGCCGCCGACCGGTGCACGAACGCCATCGTCGGTACACAACTTGTCGAAATAATACGAAAAGCGAGGACAACTGTTGCATAGTAGATTTATATGCATTGGTAGTCGTCAAATGGGAGGAATAATGTTTATCCGAAATAACTCAGTATTACTGTTACTGCTTGCGGCAACAGCGTTGTATGCTGCGGAGCCGACTGCACTGCCGACACCCTTGAGCAGTGCGCTATATGAAAATCAAGTGCAAGTTTTGGCACAAATGGAAAGCGGCGCGCCAGCAGGTGATACCACTGTCGCCCCCGCCAATAATCTCAATATGGGGAAAGCAGTCCTTCTCTCAGCGATTCTTCCCGGCGCTGGTCAATTCTATGCCGGACAAAAGTGGAAGGGATATACTTTCATGGGGGTCGAGGTTGCATTGTGGGCGCTCGCGATTTCCTACACCATGCAAGGCAACGACAAAGATGACGAATTCAAGAAATTTGCCGATGCCAATTGGATGCAACTCCAGTATCGTAACAAAGAGTACGAACTGGCAATACTGGGAACACTACCAAATCGACAATCCGGTTTATCAGGAAATCCCTTCCCAGGTACTCGTGTAGAATGGGATAATCTCCCGTGGACTGGTGGTACCGGAACTTTGCACGACCGTTCATGGTGGTTGCCGACCAACTTTACCCATGAACTTCCCGGTGATCGCGATCAGCAGTATTATGAAATGATTGGTAAGTACCTAACCCAGTTCGGCTTTGCTTGGAACGACCAATACGGCGATGATACTACTGGTGCAAGTGTTGGCGTTTGGAATGGCGTTTCTAAGAATGCGGAAAAGTACGCCGACATGCGGTACGACTCGAACCAATTGCTCAAGATGGGCAACAACATGTTTATGATTGTCATGGTCAATCACGTTGCGT from bacterium encodes the following:
- a CDS encoding DUF5683 domain-containing protein, with amino-acid sequence MFIRNNSVLLLLLAATALYAAEPTALPTPLSSALYENQVQVLAQMESGAPAGDTTVAPANNLNMGKAVLLSAILPGAGQFYAGQKWKGYTFMGVEVALWALAISYTMQGNDKDDEFKKFADANWMQLQYRNKEYELAILGTLPNRQSGLSGNPFPGTRVEWDNLPWTGGTGTLHDRSWWLPTNFTHELPGDRDQQYYEMIGKYLTQFGFAWNDQYGDDTTGASVGVWNGVSKNAEKYADMRYDSNQLLKMGNNMFMIVMVNHVASAVEAAMYVKKHNSQGMETSFRLEPKMFGNEMVAMPTLQIRF